The Stygiolobus azoricus genome window below encodes:
- the thiD gene encoding bifunctional hydroxymethylpyrimidine kinase/phosphomethylpyrimidine kinase gives METRKRPTVMTIAGSDSGGGAGLQADLKTFTSLGVFGTTIVTGLTAQNTQGVYKVLEVPLDFIEAQFDVVMKDLSPQFAKTGMLANSAIVKLVEKKVLEYSIKLVLDPVMVAKSGDQLVTEDTVEALKSLMKHSLITTPNKFEAEKLTSQKINSIEDLMKAAKTIYEEHGVNVVVKGGSTLGGVDVAIINGNVITLRGDEINTTNTHGSGDVFSAAITAYLAKGETLENALRLAKNYVNESIKFSLSLGKGHGPVDPFAPVERIVEREQARSTIEKILWRIEKEPELLTTLLDEEDKSNLAVATSYGDVASLAGGIIRYLDKLKLDGPILVNINNKVTEVARKYNKKIVLSLTVTDRLLKKAEEGKIIPTTSGKIGDVIIEGGRAYLTAYNCEELIGKLRDLVK, from the coding sequence ATGGAAACCAGAAAAAGACCTACCGTAATGACTATAGCTGGAAGCGATTCTGGTGGAGGGGCTGGATTACAAGCGGATCTAAAAACCTTCACTTCTTTAGGAGTTTTCGGAACTACAATTGTTACTGGACTGACAGCTCAAAACACTCAAGGAGTTTATAAAGTCTTAGAAGTACCTCTAGATTTCATAGAAGCACAGTTCGACGTAGTAATGAAAGATCTCTCACCTCAATTTGCCAAGACGGGCATGTTAGCCAACTCGGCTATAGTCAAACTAGTGGAGAAAAAAGTCTTGGAGTATTCAATAAAACTAGTTTTAGACCCAGTGATGGTAGCCAAGAGCGGAGATCAACTTGTGACTGAGGACACCGTTGAGGCTTTGAAAAGCCTTATGAAACATTCCCTCATTACGACACCTAACAAGTTTGAAGCTGAGAAGCTCACGTCCCAGAAGATAAATAGTATAGAAGATTTGATGAAAGCTGCGAAAACAATCTATGAGGAGCACGGCGTGAACGTTGTTGTCAAAGGAGGGTCTACTTTAGGGGGAGTTGATGTCGCAATAATTAACGGAAACGTAATAACTCTAAGAGGGGATGAGATAAATACTACTAACACACATGGAAGTGGAGACGTGTTCTCAGCCGCAATTACAGCCTATCTGGCAAAAGGAGAGACCTTAGAGAATGCCTTGAGGCTAGCTAAAAATTATGTTAATGAAAGCATAAAGTTCTCTCTATCCCTCGGAAAAGGGCACGGTCCCGTAGATCCCTTCGCCCCTGTAGAAAGGATAGTAGAGAGAGAACAAGCAAGAAGTACTATCGAGAAAATATTATGGAGGATTGAAAAGGAACCAGAGTTACTCACTACCTTGTTAGATGAGGAGGATAAGTCGAATCTTGCAGTAGCAACAAGTTATGGAGATGTTGCGAGCCTTGCTGGAGGGATAATTAGATACCTTGACAAGCTAAAACTTGACGGACCAATATTAGTCAATATAAACAATAAAGTTACTGAAGTAGCTAGAAAATATAACAAAAAGATAGTATTATCCTTAACGGTTACAGATCGTCTATTGAAAAAAGCTGAAGAAGGAAAAATAATACCTACTACCAGTGGTAAGATCGGGGATGTTATAATTGAAGGCGGAAGAGCTTATCTGACAGCTTATAATTGCGAGGAATTAATAGGCAAATTAAGGGATTTGGTAAAATGA
- a CDS encoding MBL fold metallo-hydrolase → MEVKPLAFESLGVRSQATLIETKDVRILVDPAVSLAPRRYNLPPHQLEVDRLSELARKIFEVSKDVDIIIVTHYHYDHHDPGYVIPIDIYDKKVLFIKDPQNNINPSQKFKRAPRFLKSVKDRPKVIESADGKEVRLGSTMIKFSPAVPHGADERLGYVVQVAINDKDGTVLFTSDIEGAPKEGHVRFINEVKPNFLIIDGPLSYLLGRALSQEELDIEIKNLENIVKNGLQYAIIDHHVLRDLNYENILKPVKEVAKSVGCRVITAAEYLSMEPMILEARRKELFQKDNRPAKIPRNLAKLLTAGDS, encoded by the coding sequence ATGGAAGTTAAACCGCTAGCCTTTGAAAGCTTAGGGGTGAGATCTCAGGCTACACTTATAGAGACTAAAGACGTAAGAATTCTGGTAGATCCTGCTGTTTCACTAGCTCCGAGGAGGTATAATTTACCCCCTCATCAATTAGAAGTTGACAGACTAAGCGAGCTAGCTAGAAAAATCTTTGAGGTTTCTAAAGATGTTGATATAATCATTGTTACACATTATCATTATGACCATCATGATCCAGGTTACGTAATTCCTATTGATATTTACGACAAAAAAGTACTATTTATCAAAGACCCTCAGAATAACATAAACCCTAGCCAAAAGTTCAAAAGAGCTCCTAGATTTCTAAAATCTGTTAAAGATAGACCTAAAGTAATTGAGAGTGCGGATGGGAAAGAAGTAAGGTTGGGCTCTACGATGATAAAGTTTTCTCCTGCGGTTCCTCATGGTGCTGATGAAAGACTTGGCTATGTGGTTCAGGTTGCAATTAATGATAAGGACGGAACAGTTCTCTTCACCTCTGACATTGAGGGTGCACCAAAGGAAGGACATGTGAGATTTATCAATGAGGTTAAGCCTAACTTTCTAATTATAGATGGACCATTAAGCTATTTATTAGGTAGAGCATTATCACAAGAAGAATTAGACATTGAGATAAAGAATCTAGAAAATATAGTTAAAAACGGTCTTCAATATGCTATTATCGATCACCATGTTTTGCGTGATCTTAACTACGAAAACATACTTAAACCTGTGAAGGAAGTAGCTAAGTCAGTAGGATGTAGGGTAATCACTGCTGCAGAGTACTTGTCAATGGAGCCTATGATCTTGGAGGCTAGGAGAAAAGAGCTTTTCCAAAAAGATAATAGACCGGCCAAAATACCTAGAAATCTAGCAAAACTTCTTACAGCGGGAGATTCGTGA
- a CDS encoding 4Fe-4S dicluster domain-containing protein, whose product MDEPLLYSQLSLTRRSSSLPKIIRVDSYSDLSKLRGVPRYEFSRGIEGNEILDMTELKGVEDLGDRLKVLAGTPWRDVIKYSPELFGNLDFSVGGSVFFGDAGFGFNEFGLIKDRVEVEGYLNGIKYTGKYNGGIIYAVYIKKEQRQLVYKGYTTDDIDAILYKLKNWFSYGFPAFRDIAINIQGGVAKLIVAYPSTREQLLLKYISDLQKVDPMYEDLSPRHKYRYYGTTDLDGIFQMKENLKLSERTILRFRGTKVYFAIYSNTPLKFIDTIQLTSYSDSDAQNNLNGCVLCGRCVDVCPYGEMMSSPLYTPLGFYVLQPLGFAEGLINCHMCGKCVDVCPSKLDIISDLRKYARYNKIDSSLPEVRELPATSVIVLTPISKGFEDRAIRALLYLHSKGKKVGLIKLDINVLDLLLDKVDWENISKKLEGVNEILTITPEEYHYLQPIKRFKIIDIIFVEELILPDTDIEGKDLHIPCMLGIKTEKKELNKCSLAFLEEISGKTVESKLPAKYTLCPITARKLNIKTPLDTVFPALNLEALKNTISKLHQGAEGGDLLMDDAKWYEDIAEELFKKVADKIISTQLSRLTKEELLALYFFMDKFAEINEKDKEVIIKEVNKILASDQIK is encoded by the coding sequence ATGGATGAGCCTTTACTATATTCACAGTTATCATTAACAAGAAGAAGTTCATCTTTACCAAAGATTATAAGAGTTGATTCTTATTCTGATTTATCTAAATTAAGGGGTGTCCCTAGATACGAGTTTTCTAGAGGTATAGAGGGTAATGAAATATTAGATATGACTGAGTTGAAGGGTGTTGAGGATTTAGGTGATAGGCTAAAAGTATTAGCTGGTACTCCTTGGAGGGATGTAATTAAATATAGCCCTGAATTATTCGGTAATCTTGATTTCTCAGTAGGTGGTAGTGTATTCTTTGGTGATGCGGGGTTCGGATTTAATGAATTCGGACTGATTAAAGATCGTGTAGAGGTAGAAGGGTATCTTAACGGAATTAAATACACAGGGAAATATAATGGAGGTATAATATACGCTGTATACATTAAGAAAGAGCAACGACAATTAGTTTACAAAGGTTATACTACAGATGACATAGACGCAATATTGTACAAATTAAAGAATTGGTTTTCCTACGGTTTTCCGGCGTTTAGAGATATCGCAATTAACATTCAAGGGGGAGTAGCTAAGTTAATCGTCGCTTATCCGTCCACTAGAGAGCAACTTTTGCTAAAGTATATCTCTGATTTACAGAAAGTAGATCCGATGTATGAAGATTTATCTCCGAGACACAAGTATAGATATTACGGTACTACTGACCTTGACGGTATTTTTCAGATGAAGGAAAACTTGAAATTAAGCGAAAGAACAATACTTCGGTTCAGGGGAACAAAAGTCTATTTTGCCATTTACTCCAATACTCCATTAAAATTCATTGACACAATCCAATTAACATCTTATTCTGACTCAGATGCGCAGAACAATTTAAACGGGTGTGTACTTTGCGGCAGATGTGTTGATGTATGTCCTTACGGGGAAATGATGAGCTCCCCACTTTATACTCCATTAGGGTTTTACGTGCTACAACCATTAGGATTTGCGGAAGGTTTAATAAACTGCCATATGTGTGGAAAGTGTGTAGATGTATGCCCTTCTAAGCTTGATATAATTTCTGACTTAAGGAAGTATGCGAGGTATAATAAAATAGACTCTTCATTACCAGAAGTGAGGGAGCTACCTGCTACTTCAGTAATAGTACTTACTCCTATAAGTAAGGGCTTTGAAGATAGAGCAATCAGGGCTTTGCTTTATCTTCACTCTAAGGGGAAAAAAGTTGGTCTAATAAAACTGGATATTAACGTCTTAGACTTGTTGCTGGATAAGGTTGATTGGGAGAATATATCTAAGAAATTAGAGGGAGTAAACGAAATATTGACTATAACTCCAGAAGAATACCACTATTTACAACCTATAAAGAGGTTTAAAATAATCGATATTATCTTCGTTGAAGAATTGATATTACCGGATACAGATATAGAAGGAAAAGATCTTCATATCCCATGTATGCTTGGAATAAAGACAGAAAAGAAAGAATTAAACAAATGCAGTCTTGCTTTCTTAGAGGAAATATCTGGTAAAACTGTCGAAAGTAAGTTACCAGCAAAATATACGTTATGTCCAATAACTGCTAGGAAACTTAATATAAAGACTCCATTAGATACAGTCTTTCCCGCTCTAAACTTAGAGGCGTTAAAGAATACAATATCAAAACTCCACCAAGGAGCAGAGGGCGGTGATTTGTTAATGGATGACGCAAAGTGGTACGAGGATATAGCTGAGGAGCTTTTCAAAAAAGTTGCTGACAAGATAATTTCAACTCAGCTCAGTCGATTAACCAAAGAAGAGTTACTGGCCCTTTACTTCTTTATGGACAAATTTGCCGAAATAAATGAGAAGGATAAAGAAGTTATTATTAAAGAGGTAAATAAAATTTTAGCCTCTGACCAAATAAAGTAA
- the cas4 gene encoding CRISPR-associated protein Cas4, protein MIIDELVNSKINDTLSHKREDKVLYVTDLVRCALKIKYEEKYKELFIAESIKPSTILGDLVHEGLEKFLAEKFNAKLEVESEKQVTVAQDVYKIKGRADAIIEGEKRIVIEIKTARADKGLPLEHHKQQLRLYLWLFDANEGILVYITPDRVTEYTIRNKAEDDEVMRLVEETIKLLKTPRYNWECGYCIFNVICPESRKNK, encoded by the coding sequence ATGATAATAGATGAGTTAGTTAATTCAAAAATCAATGACACATTATCACATAAGCGTGAGGATAAAGTATTATACGTCACAGATCTAGTTAGATGTGCTCTTAAGATAAAATATGAAGAAAAATATAAGGAACTTTTCATAGCAGAGTCTATTAAACCGTCTACAATTCTCGGGGATTTAGTCCACGAAGGGCTGGAGAAATTCCTAGCTGAGAAATTTAATGCAAAGTTGGAAGTAGAAAGTGAGAAGCAAGTTACAGTAGCTCAAGACGTGTACAAAATAAAAGGTAGAGCAGACGCGATCATTGAGGGAGAAAAGAGAATAGTTATAGAGATTAAAACAGCTAGAGCTGATAAAGGCTTACCGTTAGAACATCATAAACAGCAGTTGAGGCTATACTTGTGGCTTTTCGACGCTAATGAAGGGATTTTAGTCTACATTACTCCGGATAGAGTAACGGAATATACTATCCGTAATAAGGCTGAAGATGACGAAGTAATGAGACTTGTAGAGGAGACAATCAAGTTGCTGAAAACCCCACGATATAACTGGGAATGCGGTTATTGCATCTTTAACGTAATATGCCCAGAGTCTAGGAAAAACAAGTAA
- a CDS encoding AAA-associated domain-containing protein: MATSTYKVIHPDARVADLLGLLTTLHNTFNDKVDIYILEKELEVDMDELMPILYAANTMGFINLAEGDVIITDKGLDFLKANLKKRKELLRDSIDRLEPFSTAKELKSFTVKELLEKLEEKGITIYSSPTGYNDLEIILVEWGIYSGFLAREGDRYIVKV, translated from the coding sequence ATGGCTACAAGTACATATAAGGTTATTCACCCTGATGCTAGAGTTGCAGATTTGTTAGGTTTGCTTACTACTTTACATAATACCTTTAATGATAAAGTGGATATATACATACTTGAGAAAGAGTTAGAAGTAGATATGGACGAACTAATGCCGATCCTTTATGCAGCAAATACGATGGGCTTTATAAATTTAGCTGAAGGTGATGTAATAATTACAGATAAAGGGCTGGATTTTCTTAAGGCAAATCTCAAAAAGAGAAAAGAGTTGCTGAGAGATTCAATAGATAGGCTCGAGCCTTTTTCAACGGCTAAGGAACTTAAATCTTTCACCGTAAAAGAGTTGCTAGAAAAACTTGAGGAAAAAGGGATCACAATTTATAGCAGCCCTACGGGCTACAACGATTTAGAGATCATTTTAGTTGAGTGGGGTATATACTCAGGATTTCTAGCTAGAGAAGGAGATCGCTACATAGTTAAAGTATAA
- a CDS encoding glycosyltransferase: protein MLDDIIAIFSILVSGWSVYNSLLAMYGFTWSPTKLTNYSGKTFSIIIPAKNEEKVLPRLLDRLINQEYDKSKYEIIVVEDGSTDKTYEVCKQYEETYTRDFIKCLKLDQPKVPNGKSRALNYALKIANNEIIGIFDADTVPKLDVLNQASSWFDNNEVVAVQGKLIPINVTENIVTRFASIEELFHEYSIAGRARLGLFVPLEGTCTFIRKETLEKIGGWNEFTLTEDLDLSISLISQGFQIKYDPMIIAWREVPSSLRWLVKQRLRWYRGHFEVTIRLPQGKKLDPRIIDGFLLIGTPLFMVLNLVNYSLVLIYSTSLFVIAASFVSAASFISFIATVTISRKHLIEFYYSILSLIYMNFVVLLNLTALFMEIVRAPKVWIKTERSGKITSEV from the coding sequence ATGCTAGATGATATCATTGCCATATTCAGTATCTTAGTCTCAGGCTGGAGTGTTTATAATTCACTTTTAGCTATGTATGGTTTCACATGGTCTCCTACGAAACTCACGAACTATTCTGGCAAGACATTTTCTATAATTATACCCGCTAAAAACGAGGAAAAAGTCTTACCGCGACTTCTAGATAGATTGATAAACCAAGAGTATGACAAGTCCAAATACGAAATAATAGTAGTTGAGGACGGTTCTACTGACAAAACATATGAAGTATGTAAACAATACGAAGAAACTTACACTAGAGATTTCATAAAATGTCTTAAGTTAGATCAGCCTAAAGTACCTAACGGGAAAAGTAGAGCTTTGAATTATGCATTAAAAATAGCCAATAATGAAATTATAGGAATTTTTGATGCAGACACAGTTCCGAAATTAGATGTCTTAAACCAAGCATCTTCTTGGTTTGATAATAACGAGGTAGTTGCTGTACAAGGGAAACTAATACCGATTAACGTAACGGAAAATATTGTGACAAGGTTTGCGAGCATTGAAGAACTCTTCCACGAATACTCTATTGCCGGTAGGGCACGCTTGGGCCTATTTGTGCCTCTTGAAGGGACTTGTACTTTCATAAGGAAAGAAACGCTGGAGAAAATAGGAGGATGGAATGAGTTCACCTTAACCGAGGACCTCGACTTAAGTATATCCTTAATCTCTCAAGGTTTCCAAATAAAATATGACCCTATGATAATAGCTTGGCGAGAAGTACCATCCAGCCTCAGATGGTTGGTCAAACAAAGGTTAAGATGGTATAGGGGACATTTCGAAGTAACGATAAGATTACCCCAAGGCAAAAAACTAGACCCTAGAATAATAGACGGATTCTTACTTATAGGTACGCCTTTATTCATGGTATTGAATTTAGTTAATTATTCATTAGTGTTAATCTACTCCACATCTCTGTTTGTTATAGCTGCATCCTTCGTTTCAGCAGCCTCGTTTATCTCATTCATAGCAACGGTCACTATTTCAAGAAAACATCTTATTGAGTTCTATTACTCAATATTATCACTCATTTACATGAATTTCGTTGTTCTCTTAAATTTAACAGCACTGTTTATGGAAATCGTCAGAGCACCTAAGGTCTGGATAAAGACGGAGAGGAGTGGAAAAATAACATCGGAGGTCTAG
- a CDS encoding VIT1/CCC1 transporter family protein gives MEEPVIHYTNEADTFRTRVFGIQDGLIGVGSIAIGAAGYSQDPLLVLITGLIASIGQAFSMGIGEYISTRVRMQVIENEIKKERFEIEHYPEKEKEELKQFYIQKGLPEDEAEEISTRLMKNKNIVLHEMLIHELKLFPEEYESPVKLGLLMSLYLIIGSIIPLFPFILSLFFKIPFIYDVVSSVVLITITLGIFGSMSSKYTGLSKHRGAFEQITTGMLAMAGSYVGGLILAHFLPLTNLPL, from the coding sequence ATGGAAGAGCCGGTAATACACTATACTAACGAGGCAGACACTTTTAGGACTAGAGTTTTCGGAATCCAAGATGGACTTATAGGTGTTGGTTCAATTGCTATAGGCGCTGCAGGTTATTCTCAAGACCCGTTACTAGTCCTTATTACGGGGTTAATTGCATCTATAGGACAAGCTTTTTCCATGGGTATAGGAGAATACATCTCTACGAGAGTCAGGATGCAAGTCATAGAAAATGAAATCAAAAAAGAGAGATTTGAAATTGAACACTATCCTGAAAAAGAGAAGGAGGAATTGAAGCAATTTTATATCCAAAAAGGTCTGCCAGAAGATGAAGCTGAAGAAATCTCAACTAGACTAATGAAAAACAAGAACATAGTACTACACGAAATGTTAATCCATGAGCTTAAACTGTTCCCAGAAGAATACGAGAGTCCAGTGAAATTAGGACTATTAATGTCTCTATATTTGATAATAGGCTCAATAATCCCACTATTCCCTTTTATTCTGTCACTATTCTTCAAGATTCCCTTCATCTATGACGTAGTCAGTTCAGTAGTGTTAATAACAATAACCTTGGGCATTTTCGGTTCTATGTCTTCAAAATATACTGGACTAAGTAAACATAGGGGAGCTTTCGAGCAGATAACAACGGGTATGTTAGCTATGGCGGGAAGCTACGTGGGAGGATTAATACTAGCTCACTTCTTACCTCTCACGAATCTCCCGCTGTAA